The genomic DNA GCTATCAGGTTCGATATGTGGACGTCTGCGTCGAGGATCTCGCCGCTCTGAATCCCGTCGAGTCCGATCTCCTCATTGTGTTGGGCGGGCCGATCGGCGCGTATGAAGACCATCTTTACCCGACTCTGAAAGACGAGCTTAAGCTGCTCGAAAAGCGTCTCGCGGCGCAACGCCCGACCCTGGGGATTTGCCTTGGCGCTCAGCTCATGGCGCGCGCTCTCGGGGCGCGCGTCTATCCATCAGGCGGCAAAGAAATTGGCTGGGGACCGGTTACGTTAAGTGGCGCCGGACGCGACTCCGCGTTTCGCCATCTGGGGCAAGACGGCGTTGCGGTACTTCATTGGCACGGAGACACCTTCGATCTGCCGCAGGACGCTATCTTGCTGGCCTCGACCGGGTTTTGCCGCAATCAGGCGTACGTGTGGGGTGCTAACGCAGTGGGTTTTCAGTTTCATCCGGAGGCTTGCGCGGCGCGGCTCGAGCAGTGGTTCATCGGCCACGCCTGCGAGATTGCGGCTGCCGAGCTCTCGGTCGCGGCATTACGCGCTGACACCGCCAGGCACGCATCGCGCCTGGAAGTCCAGGCGCACAAAAGCTTCACGGAGTGGTTAGCTTCAATTAGTTATTTGGTCGGCAGTTGCAAACCAGTAGCGCCGTGAGTGTCCGATTTTCCTGAGACACGATCGGTAGGGTACACGCGACACCGCGAATCGGCGGCGGATGACCATGGGCGGCGCAGCCGGTTTTTCAGCTTGCGGGGTTGCGGCGCGCGTGGATTGGACTTAGACGATTCGACCGATCGCGGGCACGCGGCGGAGCCCGGCGCTGGTTCCCCAGCTCAGAAGCAGCACTCCGGAAAACACCGCGACGGTCTTTGGTGATTGGTCCGAGCGCAATGGCGAGAAGCGCCATCTGCAGCCACGACACGAACATATAATGGGTTAGGTACATCCCGTATTCGTTGGCGCTCAGGCTGTCGAAAATCGGGTTGCGGCGAGTGATAAAGCGAACGAACAGCGCCAGTAACGCGAATGAAATTGCGCCGCAGGTGAGCGCAAAGACGAACCCGCCAATGGCGTTGGCGACCGCGGGCGACAGCGCGCTGCGTCCCGACATCGCCAGCAGCGAAAATGCAATGCTCGCCACACAGATCACCAGCATCGCTAACGTCCATCGTCCCCAATGCCGCGCCAGCTTTCCGTCGGGCGCGAGTAATCCGCAGTCGATTCCGTAGGCGCCGACGCC from Candidatus Binataceae bacterium includes the following:
- a CDS encoding glutamine amidotransferase codes for the protein MKSAIAIRHLHFEDLGTLAPILEGAGYQVRYVDVCVEDLAALNPVESDLLIVLGGPIGAYEDHLYPTLKDELKLLEKRLAAQRPTLGICLGAQLMARALGARVYPSGGKEIGWGPVTLSGAGRDSAFRHLGQDGVAVLHWHGDTFDLPQDAILLASTGFCRNQAYVWGANAVGFQFHPEACAARLEQWFIGHACEIAAAELSVAALRADTARHASRLEVQAHKSFTEWLASISYLVGSCKPVAP